Genomic window (Puniceicoccaceae bacterium):
TGACCTGCGAGGCACCATTGGCAAAGCAGAGCACGGTGTCATTGGTACTCATATCGCCATCCACCGTAATCGCATTGAAGGATCGGTCTGCCGCTGCCTTGAGTTCAGCCTTGAGAGATGCCGTATCCATCTCCAGGTCGGTGCAGAGAAAGGCCAGCATCGTCGCCATGTCAGGCCGGATCATGCCCGCTCCTTTGGCAACTCCCGAAACGGTGACTGTTGTGGAACCGTTGGTGATGCGCAGTGTGCATTTTTTGTTGCGCGTGTCCGAAGTCAGGATGCAGTTTGCAAATGCAAGTCCATCTGAAGGTTGCGAACCGAGTGCGTCAGCCGCATCCGCAATGCCCTTGCGAATCTGTGGCATGGGTAACTGCCGCCCGATGCGCCCGGTGGAGCAAACCAGAAAACTGTCTTCGGGGGTCTGCATCCGCTGTGCTGCCAACGCCGCCATCTCCTGTGTATTGGCCATGCCTTGCTCTCCGGTACAGGCATTTGCATTGCCACTGTTGGCCACCACTCCGTGCAGCAGCGTGCCCTTGGCCAATACGTCTTCATCAAAGCTCACCGGTGCCGCCCGTACCCGGTTGCGTGTGAAAACTCCAGCTACGGTGCAGGGAGTTGGCGAATACAGAATGCCCAGATCAAGCTGACCATTCTGCTTCAGTCGCACGTCTGCATGGATGCCGCTCGCCAGAAATCCGGGCACATCGGTCGGGCCGCTGCTGTTCTCACACTTTTCAACCTTCCACTCCTGCATATCAGTCCTTCTGTTGCTGATGGGATGGATTCCGCAACCCTTGATCAGGGCAGCAATCCATCGGTTTCTTCAAATCCGTACTTTAAATTCATAATCTGCACCGCCTGTCCACTTGCCCCCTTGAGCAAGTTGTCAATGCATGAGGTCAGGATCCACCGATTCGTGCGTGGATCCTCGCAGATCGAAAGATCCACTCGATTCGATCCCACTACTTCCGCCGTATCCGGGGTTTGACCCACCGGAAGAATCGATACAAAGGGTTTGCCGGCATAGGCCGATTCCCACACCTTCCGGGCCTGCTCCAGCGAAGCGGAGGCAACCGGGTCCACTACGATGGTCGAGGCAATGCCACGGTTCATCGGCACCAGATGAGGCGTGAACTGCACCACCGTTGCGCAGCCCAATGCGCGGCTGAGCTGCTCCTCAATTTCAGAAAGGTGCCGGTGCTTGGGGATGCCATAGGCTTTCACGCTTTCGTTGCGCTCACAAAACAGGTAGGTCTCCGCCAGTTTTTTCCCCGCTCCACTCACCCCGCTGACACTGTTCACGATGATGCTGTCCGGGTTGATCAAACCAGCCTTTGCCAATGGCAACAATGGCATCAGGATGCTCGTTGGATAACAGCCGGGAGAAGCAATCAGAGAACACTGAAAATC
Coding sequences:
- the argJ gene encoding bifunctional glutamate N-acetyltransferase/amino-acid acetyltransferase ArgJ, translated to MQEWKVEKCENSSGPTDVPGFLASGIHADVRLKQNGQLDLGILYSPTPCTVAGVFTRNRVRAAPVSFDEDVLAKGTLLHGVVANSGNANACTGEQGMANTQEMAALAAQRMQTPEDSFLVCSTGRIGRQLPMPQIRKGIADAADALGSQPSDGLAFANCILTSDTRNKKCTLRITNGSTTVTVSGVAKGAGMIRPDMATMLAFLCTDLEMDTASLKAELKAAADRSFNAITVDGDMSTNDTVLCFANGASQVKWAEADDAFKRCFREALLKVCEHLAYLIVGDGEKITKVVTLRITGANNESDARQVAYAIAHSPLVKSSWAGSDPNWGRVIAAVGYSGVPVHEDRLCMDYDGTAVVRKGTPRDENLPKWKECVARKQFEIHVDLGMGEAETRLIASDLTPEYITFNMKE
- the argC gene encoding N-acetyl-gamma-glutamyl-phosphate reductase translates to MKVGIIGASGYSGAELVRLLSRHPKVNLEVLTSRQLAGQPASSIFPVLRGRGDALRIAASDVEALAKHPDVELFFLALPHGVAVEYAPALLAGGKSIIDLSADFRLNNADTYREFYGEHPAPELLSQSVYILPELADASDFQCSLIASPGCYPTSILMPLLPLAKAGLINPDSIIVNSVSGVSGAGKKLAETYLFCERNESVKAYGIPKHRHLSEIEEQLSRALGCATVVQFTPHLVPMNRGIASTIVVDPVASASLEQARKVWESAYAGKPFVSILPVGQTPDTAEVVGSNRVDLSICEDPRTNRWILTSCIDNLLKGASGQAVQIMNLKYGFEETDGLLP